The Populus alba chromosome 6, ASM523922v2, whole genome shotgun sequence genomic interval ACTTGAAAAAACTGTAGTTTTATGACTAACAAGTTGTTGTTTTCaggttttattattaatgtaaatGGTATATATGTCAATAAATAGAAGATTAGGCTAATTAGAGATTGGTTTGTACCTAAAATATCTAGTGAGGTGCGTAGCTTTTATGGATTAACTATTTTCTTTCATAGATgatttatataaacttttagtaACATAATTGTACTAATTACTGAATGCATGAAGAAGTTCTTTAGTCATTTTAGtaaatattttgaagaatttatattcatctttcaatttaaatCGCACAACACATTTGTAAATAGATGGGCAAACGAagtgattaaatcaaattttttatcttactcgggatatgaatttttattttatcaaattaaacaaaaatatatataatataacaaatatatttagataAGACTCGATAGATGTACTGAAAACATTCATTAGCTTTtgctatggaaaaaaaaaaaaaaaacagtagtaTTATTTGTGATGGGGGCGCTTTCTTTAGAAAGACAAAATACCCACTGGAAGATTTGTGCGCCATACACTTCcgtgtaatatatatatatatacacacacaccctCTGGAAGATTTGTGCGCCATACACTTCcgtgtaatatatatatatatacacacacaccttATATCTATATAAAGTGCATGATTGAGATGACAAAACCACTCTATATCTTAAGCAAGAACCATTAGGTTTTTCTCTGTCTCAATTCATGGATATCATTGAAAATATAGGAGAGTACCAAAATTACTGGGAAACTAGCTTGTTTTGGAACGAAGAGCTTAATTATAGGTACCCcttcatatatattttcttttggtgcccaaatttttattttactatataaTTTATGCTGCTAAATTAACCATGTCCAGAGCTTTTACGTATAAAAAGTGCTTTAATTTCGAGACAGTTGGGCAACGAATCAGCAATCTAATCTCGGGCACTATGCTTCAAGTTTGCCGGAGGGAACTGCTTCGCCGATAAGAGCTAAAAATATTGCTTCGGAGAGGAACAAGAGGAAGGAGCTCAATGACAAGCTCTTGGCACTTAGAGAAGCAGTCCCCAAAATCAGCAAGGTAACCcagaattttattattattattattatttttgttacagGTAGTCTCGAACTTGATATCTTTTCATGGAAGGAGGACATGATTAATGCTGGTTGAGTGATATGCTTATTGGCAGATAATTCTAGATTTAAGgctacattaattaattaataatgctaatgtttgtaatttgttttgttttggatttgacttttttttttttttcatttttttgttgacCAAATTTAGCTGGACAAGGCTTCCATAATCAAAGATGCTATTGGGTACATCCAAGAATTGCAAGAACAAGAGAGGATACTCCAAGCGGAGATAAGGGAGCATGAATCCAAAAGATTGAAGAAACATCCTGATTCTGGCTTTGAGCTAGAGCTACCAGACTTGTTAAGATCCAAGAGAACAAGATATGACCAAATTTATCATCACAGTTTGGGCACAAGTACTTGTCCAATTCAAGTTCATGAAGTGAGTTCCTCTCTGCCTGTACGTAAAACATGCCAGTACGTACTGTGTATCTCAAATGATTAATATGTTACTTATGATGAGTCTGGTGATGTTTTTCAGCTTGCTATTACCTCTGTGGGAGAGAAGACATTGTTAGTGAgcttagcatgtaataaaacgACAGACGCCATGACTAGGATCTGTGAGGTTTTTGAATCTTTGAAGCTAAAAGTTATCACAGCAAATGTCACAGCTCTCTCAGGGATGGTGAAGAAGACAGTCGTCATAGAGGTCAGTCAGTCTCCTTTCTCTTTCCTTGATCTCTCCGAGTCACACAAATGTAAAACCAAAAATAGTAAATACTTGCACGTCCGGATATAGAAGTGCTTACGAACTTTAGGACAACAGTTCAAGTTATCAGTTGAAAAACCTTTTTACAACAACGACAAAACTCTGTGTGcgtgtaaaaaaaagaagaagagctaTATTTTAGAAAGTAAAACGGGTTCaatgatttattaaaagaaaataatgatggAATTTGTTCCATAAAAAGATTTCAATCTTAGCACAAGAAATTTGATCGGGAAAGTTGACAGCAGCTCGTGTCTTGCAGgtcgatgaagaagagaaagagcatctgaagataaaaattgaaagagctgtTTCAGCTCTTAGATCCCCACATATAGTCCAATGATGGGAAATCGAAGCACAATTTCTCTATTTCCATCATGGCTTTAGGAGATCAAATCCAAATAAATTGTAACCATATATATCATAAATGGAAAAGCAACCATGCAGTgcaattattgtttaatttctcTCTGTATGCCAAAGTAAAATGAACGAGAGTGTGTCTAAAACTCCTTGTTATTAAATATGAtgtgcaatatttttttcaaaagttttttgatTGCTGAATCTAACACCATATATACCAGCTTTCATGTATAATAAAGATTATATTCACATTTTTTGTCAATCCAAAACGGACTATCTATAAAcagtaaatttatataaaaaaaaaaaattatcccaaaGATGATTTAAACCTAATTACGTTTATTATtggtataatattaaaataatttattttaattaaaatgattgttTGGCCCAGTTCATGCgcaattagattaattttacaagccataaaattaataattatataaatttttaataattttaaaaagattcaaacttataattattaaaaaataaattaaaaaacgaGTTATCCTCAGAATTTATTGCAACAACTTTCGTCCGTGGACTAAAGGGGAACCAGTATTCTTCACGGGAAGCAAATTAAACATTTGCACCACATGAGTGAGTACAGACTGAATGATCGAAGTGAAAAATGCTcccttttttctaaaaaagtatctttttttctaaaaaagtgtaatatttttaaaattaaataagaccACACCGTCCATGACCAACTTAGTTGACAGTGTTGTTTGCTACGTTCTCTCTCTAATTTATTGTTCCCACCAATAGTTCACACTTCACGTTTTTCTTTCCAAGAGTAATCGCTATAATTATACCAATAGAAATTgtaattaaattcatattttgaTTTCAGTGAGGCATTTCAATAATAACTCGAAGTAACTTTATTTATAGTAACTTTATTATATCATTCACTGCACTATGTAAGAAGTATCTAgatgttattaatatattttaaaataaataaatatatatatatatgatataacTTAGTTAACtttacatatttaaaaataatccgaataatcaataaaaatgttCAGTTTTTTCACACATTTATTTTCTAAGGGCACAAAGATGTTCGGTTCGATCCCTCAAGTTTTACTTGATATTTTAAACAAGTTCAGATTTTTTTACACGTTTAATTTCTAAGAGCGCAAAAATGTTCGGTTAGATCCCTCGAGTTTTACCGATATCTCAACGGAAGAGAATCAAGTAGTCGGTGGCTTTGTTATAAATTTGGGGTCCCTCTATTTGAAACTTGTGGCATTAAGGACATAATTAGTCTCCGTCTTTGGTTACCAAGTCAAAAACCAGTATTACATGACATTGGCCAGACCGAAAATTGAACACGACTTAGGAtgtgaaaaatcaagagaatgacCATTGATAGTGAAGTCCTTCTACAGCTCTTTATTTCAAACTTGCGGCATTAAGGacaaaataatatcaaacaatTTCACGACAATAAATAACATTGAAcaactaaatttaaatttggtaGCTACAGAAACGTGGGTGTAGTAAGTATATCAAActcaaagaatttaaatttgataaatagtCAAGTTCAAGATAACATGATTTTTGCAGGCATGTCTAACTCAAGAAACTTCAATTTGACaatcaatcaaatttaaattaatgtggGTCTGATAAATACGTCAAATCCAAAGTACTTGGGCTTAGTAGTTAGCCAACTCAAAGTAACGTTGGTCTAACAAGCATATCACACCCAAATAACTTGAACATTATCAAATTCTAAGGCTGTATGTTTGATTCTAGAcgaatttctaaaataaaaatattaaagatataataAACCATCATATCTATACTCATAGGTGTATACAAGGTCTCTTAGGGacttatcatatttattatctcattaatgatatataacaaatatttgcttttcattaatattattaaaagcaGAGGACTTTCcagtatttttttatctaaaaacaacAAGGCTCGTAAATATAAATACCCCAAAAACCATCcaagtaaaatattaaaaaaatttatcttttaaaataaaaatatatagatttcaTAGTATTAAGCAActtataacttaaaaataaatatatttgtttctttgaatttaaagttctattaagttatttattatcttaaaacatttaatatttttcttttaaattaatatactaattttataaatgaagggtttttaaattatcttgattAGTACTCAAGCTTCTATCATAAACATgaaatgttttatattaaaagaagaaatccaAATACTTTAAACTTATTAATTATCCATTATCTCAAACATTCATGGAAATGAGTCATGAAATGTTTTACTGTTAAGCATGCAATGTTTTGAACGtaactatatatatacttgTTGGAAATGAAACTTTATAAAAACGTGGGGCaaacctttttattattattattaaattataattgcaaGATGTGTTTATTAACACTTGTATAATTAATTGAATGTAAGATGTGTCGGTCATGTCAGTCTGCTGGTGGAGAAGTTACACGTGTCAGTTGTAAGTCTTTCTGTTTGTCATTTTCAAGAACAATAATCTGTAGTTTAATGCAGTGCACCCTGTCCTGTCTAGTAAGCGAAAATTTTTAAAGAGATGTTCGTTCCCATTCAAACATAACGAGTTTGATTGatttttcgttttatttttttttatttttttaaattatttttttataattctatattattttgatatgttgatatcaaaaataaattttaaaaaataaaaataatattattttaatatatttttaaataataaataatttaaaaaactaccaATATATCAAAGTAGCAAACCACGGAGGGCCACAAATTTATGTAAATTGTCATattttagagggtgtttgggagtgtggtagcggttgcttttcaaatagcttttcgtgtcgaaaagcatgccattaatatttttttatgttttaaaaattatttttgatatcaacacatcaaaacaattcaaaagatacaaactgcactcaattttaataaaaaaaaaattgaaattttccaATGCCAAACAGGCACTTAGTAGTCTTCTGTTTCTCATATGTTGATGTTGACTGAAGAGCGTGACATATTTGATGCTTAATTGCCAAGGATTTCAAAATGCAGGAccacaaatttataatttgccACGTGTATGATCCTCCTCGGGAAGGCACCAGGCGCACcagtattattaattattaggaCCAGGAGGAGGAAAAATGACTGGTGACGTGGGAATACATTAGTCtattgtatatttttctttttctttttcttttttgctttaatgattaaaataaaacttgataattatattaaaaaaaaattataaagaggtAAATGATATAgtataactataaaaatcttacttgtatactctcttttattttatcaaaatttacttttgataattataacaaaatcaTGCTTCTACATACATGTAATTACTTGCGTATTCACATGGTCTGGACCCTCCCCTTTTGTGTACTCAATCCTTTTCATTGATGACTAGAGTAGTTGATCCGTGCACGGCGGCTTAGTACCAaactttttaaaacatgataaatagTGAATGcattgcaaatttattttttattttcaagtaaattttgattattaacatgtgtattaatttaatattttttataaaaaaattttgaattatgacGTCTTTGATTGATTGTCCATGTTAATTCTAGTAAATTTGTCAAATCAATGACTCTACTACCACATTGATTTCAAAAGTTTCTAACTAAAAGAGATGTTTACACAATTAGGAAAACAATGTTCATCTTTGTAGGGACTTGCTCTTGGGCTATACCTCGAAAGGCCTCATACCAATGGAGATATTTGTTCATCTTTATATACCCTTGATCCTCCCCATTTCTAGCCAATGTGGGACTTTGGTTGCATACCCAACAATCTTAATGTGTTCATGTAATGAGATCACTGCTCATGAGTTTCTTACGCAAATCCATTTATGTGCCACTTTTTTAACTTAGCTTGCGAGTTGATTATTGAGTATTTCCTAACAAATCCTAGAAAAAAGTGACTTGAATactttattttcatgtaaattaaaaaatttaatttggatttttcccaaatcaacttttctaattatataataataaagattacaaaaaaaaaaaaacacaaatctgTATAGTGGGaagatgagaaaagaaaaggatcaaAACAGCTCAAttaaaaagagaacaaaaaataaaaaaagaacaactcTAGATTTGTTATCTAAAGATTATTAATTCAAATCTTAGAGTTATTAAAagtttacataattattaattttaacagtGCGTGTAAATTGATCCAGTTAACCATGTTAATTTAAAGAGAGAGGAGGGGGGAGCTCAACTGAAGAAGAAGGGCCTCTGAGGAGGAGAGGAGGAATTAAGAAGACAAATAAAAGGAGAAGCCCAACCACATAGGAAGGGCCCAAACGAAGAGGaacaaaagagaagagagaagaaaaaagaaaggggagAAGCCCAACCAAGCAAGCTTAACCGGACAGAGAAGAGAAGCCTCGCTAGACAACCTTAACCAAACAAGCCCAACGGGCCAGTAAAggaaataaagagaaagaaggagaaaaaacatAGGCAAGCCCAACCAAACAGCAAAGGACAAAATCCATGTGATCTCTCAAGGTATATAAATACTCCAGATCACCGGCGGGcatgaaaaaaactaaacaacgAATCAATCTCCTACACAAAACACTCTCCtgtgtttttctcctctttctttACATTATATTTCTCTCGTAATTTGCAAACTTAATCATCAAAATCCTctattctacaaaaaaaaaaaaatgttttgtaagAGTGTAAAAAAGCTGTGGAATATATGAAAAACCCAGAAGAACGGAACCTGGGTTTAGTGTCTGAGGAAGAGGACACCGCTTGAGATTGAAAAAtagatgtaaataaaaaatcaaataagaaaaaaataaaaatcataatccaCAGACATAACGGaaaggaattgaaaaaataaaataaaaataaaaacctcaaGCATATCTACAGCCAACGTGCCTTTTACGCCTTCCCCTCTTGCTTACGTGCAATGGTTCtttctctctggtttttttctGCTGGTATATTCATCGAAATTGTTTCTTTTACCCTTGTATTGCCTTCGTGCTTCTTCTGCACTCCCATCTTGCTTTATATTGCTCGGTTGCAATTTCACGTTCAGCGATGGGCATAACTGCCTTTCCAATTAAGGACAGCCTTTATGTGAACTTCTGCCTCCATTTACCCAGAGATTTAGGCCTCTGACATCGGTTGTCTCCTTTTCGACGCCGTCATCTGACTACGGTTGTCTGGACTCAACCCGCTCCCACTTTCGATACAACACCAAACAACCGGTGGtagaaatagagaaaaatgaaaaaagagacaaacaaa includes:
- the LOC118033597 gene encoding transcription factor bHLH35, with translation MDIIENIGEYQNYWETSLFWNEELNYSWATNQQSNLGHYASSLPEGTASPIRAKNIASERNKRKELNDKLLALREAVPKISKLDKASIIKDAIGYIQELQEQERILQAEIREHESKRLKKHPDSGFELELPDLLRSKRTRYDQIYHHSLGTSTCPIQVHELAITSVGEKTLLVSLACNKTTDAMTRICEVFESLKLKVITANVTALSGMVKKTVVIEVDEEEKEHLKIKIERAVSALRSPHIVQ